DNA from Pseudocitrobacter corydidari:
GACAAAATCAGCGCGCAGACGTTTACCGAGTGGCAGCAAAAAGCCGAAACAATTTCGCTGAAGCTGCCGGAACTGAACCCCTATATCCCGGATGATTTCACCCTGATTAAGCCGGAAAAAAGCTATACGCACCCTGAACTTGTCATTGATGAGCCGACGCTGCGTCTGGTGTATATGCCGAGCCACTACTTCGCCAGCGAACCGAAGGCTGATGTCACGCTGATTCTGCGTAATCCGAAAGCGATGGACAGCGCCCGTAACCAGGTGATGTTTGCGCTCAATGATTATCTGGCGGGGATCTCGCTCGACCAGCTCAGCAATCAGGCGGCGGTCGGCGGCATCAGCTTCTCGACCGGCGCAAATAATGGCCTGATGCTGAACGCTAACGGGTATACCCAGCGTTTGCCGCAGCTGTTTGATGCGCTGTTGCAGGGTTATTTCAGCTATCAGACAACGGAAGAGCAGCTGGCACAGGCGAAATCCTGGTACGCCCAGATGATGGATTCCGCCGATAAAGGCAAAGCCTACGAGCAGGCGATTATGCCGGTGCAGATGCTTTCTCAGGTGCCGTACTTCCAGCGTGAAGAACGCCGGGCATTGTTACCGTCCATTACATTGCAAGAGGTGATGGCTTATCGCGATCGCCTCAAAACCAACGCCCGCCCGGAATTTATGGTGATTGGTAACCTGAGCAAAGAGGCCTCCAGCACGCTGGCGCACAACATCCAGACACAGCTTGGCGCAAAAGGTACCGAATGGTGCCGCAACAAAGATGTGCTGATTGATAAAAAACAGTCGGCGATTTTTGAAAAAGCGGGCCCAAGTACGGACTCCGCCCTGGCAGCCGTTTTCGCACCAGTGAATGCCGATGAAGCCAGCACCTCTGCGACCAGCGCCGTCCTGGCACAAATTGTCCAGCCGTGGTTCTACACGCAACTACGCACGGAAGAGCAACTGGGTTACGCGGTGTTTGCCTTCTCGATGAACGTGGGTCGCCAGTGGGGTATGGGCTTCCTGCTGCAAAGCAGCGACAAGCAACCGGCCTTCCTGTGGGAGCGTTTTAAAGCGTTCTTCCCGACGGCGGAAGCGAAGCTGCGTGCCATGAAACCGGAAGAGTTCGCGCAAATTCAGCAGGCGGTGATTGCGCAAATGGTGCAGGCCCCGCAAACCCTGAGCGAAGAAGCGTCACAGCTCAGTAAAGATTTCGACAGGGGTAATATGGCGTTCGATTCACGTGATAAAGTAGTGGCCCAGATTAAGTTACTGACGCCGCTTAAGGTTGCCAACTTCTTCCATCAAACGGTGGTTGAGCCGCAGGGCATGACCGTACTGTCGCAGGTTTCCGGTAGTGATAACGGAAAACAGGACTACGCCCATCCTGAAGGCTGGAAAGTATGGCAAAGCATCAGTGAATTGCAGCAAACCTTACCGTTGAGACGAGAGAACGAATGACCGATACCGCCGAGTCCCTTGATCCCCTGCGCTTGCCCCTGTATGGCGAGCGCCTGATTGAAGCCTCTGCGGGCACCGGAAAAACCTTCACCATCGCCGCACTCTATCTGCGGCTCTTATTGGGCCTGGGCGAAAGCGCCGCTTTCCCCCGGCCCGTCAACGTCGAAGAGCTGCTGGTGGTAACCTTCACCGAAGCGGCGACGGAAGAGCTTCGCGGGCGTATCCGCAGCAACATTCACGAGCTGCGTATTGCTTGTCTTCGCTACAACCCCGATGAACCCGAAACCACCGTTGACCCGCTCTACGCCCGTTTGCTGGATGAAATCGCCGATAAACAGCAGGCGGCGGAAGTGCTGCTGCTGGCCGAGCGGCAGATGGACGATGCGGCGGTCTTTACCATTCACGGCTTCTGTCAGCGCATGCTCAGCCTCAACGCTTTTGAGTCAGGCATGCTGTTTGAACAGCAGCTCATTGAAGATGAATCTCAGCTTCGCTACCAGGCCTGTGCCGATTTCTGGCGACGTTACTGCTACCCGTTGAAGCGCGAAATCGCCCAGGTGATTTTTGACACCTGGAAAGGGCCGCAGGATCTCCTGAAATCCATTGACCGCTATTTGCAGGGCGAAGCACCCACCATCAAACGCCCACCGGACGACAGCGAGACGCTGGCGTCGCGGCACGAAAAAATTGTCGCGCAGATTGATGCGGTTAAACGCCAGTGGCTGGCGGCGGTTAGCGAACTGAATGATGTGCTGGAAAACTCCGGCATCGACCGGCGCAAATTTAATCGCGGCAACCAGGGCAAATGGATTGATAAGGTCAGTGCCTGGGCGAGCGAGGAAACACGCGGCTACCAGCTTCCGGATGCGCTGGAAAAGTTCTCGCAGGCCTTTTTAGTCGAACGTACCAAAGCCGGTGGAGAGGTGCCGACGCATCCGCTGTTCAGCGCCATTGAGGCCCTGCTTGCCGCGCCGCTCAGCCTGAATGACCTGGTGATCACTCAGGCAATGGTGGAAATTCGCGAAGCGGTGGCGCAGGAGAAACGCCGTCGCGGCGAACTGGGTTTTGACGACATGCTTAGCCGTCTGGACGCCGCGCTGCAAAGCGAAAGCGGCGACGCGCTGGCCGCGGCGATTCGCCAGCGTTTCCCGGTAGCGATGATTGATGAATTCCAGGATACCGACCCGCAGCAGTACCGCATTTTCC
Protein-coding regions in this window:
- the ptrA gene encoding pitrilysin — translated: MPRSIWLSVVVLITALWAPISQADTGWQPVQETIRKSEKDPRHYQAIKLDNGMVVLLVSDPQAVKSLSALVVPVGSLQDPEVHPGLAHFLEHMTLMGSKMYPQPDSLAEYLKMHGGSHNASTAPYRTAFYLEVENDALQGAVDRLADAIASPKLDKKYVERERNAVNAELTMARSRDGMRMAQVSAETINPAHPGSRFSGGNLETLSDKPGSPVHQALLAFRDQYYSANLMKAVIYSNKPLPELAQMAAQTYGRVPNKSITVPQIDVPVVTDAQKGVLIHYVPALPRKVLRVEFRIDNNTAQFRSKTDELVTYMIGNRSPGTLSDWLQNQGLVEGIRADSDPVVNGNSGVLAISATLTDKGLAHRDEVVAAIFSYLNLLREKGIDKRYFDELAHVLDLDFRYPSINRDMGYVEWLADTMIRVPVQHTLDAVNIADQFDAQAVKARLAMMTPQNARVWYISEKEPHNKTAYFVNAPYQVDKISAQTFTEWQQKAETISLKLPELNPYIPDDFTLIKPEKSYTHPELVIDEPTLRLVYMPSHYFASEPKADVTLILRNPKAMDSARNQVMFALNDYLAGISLDQLSNQAAVGGISFSTGANNGLMLNANGYTQRLPQLFDALLQGYFSYQTTEEQLAQAKSWYAQMMDSADKGKAYEQAIMPVQMLSQVPYFQREERRALLPSITLQEVMAYRDRLKTNARPEFMVIGNLSKEASSTLAHNIQTQLGAKGTEWCRNKDVLIDKKQSAIFEKAGPSTDSALAAVFAPVNADEASTSATSAVLAQIVQPWFYTQLRTEEQLGYAVFAFSMNVGRQWGMGFLLQSSDKQPAFLWERFKAFFPTAEAKLRAMKPEEFAQIQQAVIAQMVQAPQTLSEEASQLSKDFDRGNMAFDSRDKVVAQIKLLTPLKVANFFHQTVVEPQGMTVLSQVSGSDNGKQDYAHPEGWKVWQSISELQQTLPLRRENE